A segment of the Siphonobacter curvatus genome:
TCGGCCTCACTCACGATCTGGCTACTGAATATCCTGTTGCCCGTACTGGTCGGCATTGTGTTTGTAGCTCAACTTCGGTATTTAAAAAATCAACCGGCATGAGTATCCTATGGATCGGCTTGCTGCTGTTTGGCCCCGTGTTATGGTTTGTATTTAATGCCTTTCTCCTGAATGGCTGGTGGAAAATGCCCGTATACGTACCGCTGCACGCCAATCAGCAACTCACCATTAGTGTATTGATTCCGGTTCGGAATGAAGCCGAAAACATCATCGCTTTACTGGAGGATCTGGATCGGCAAAGCTATCCCGCTGATCGGTACGAAGTCATCGTCGCCGATGATCATTCTACGGATCGTACAGCCGAATTGGTACGGGCGTTTCAGTCGAAAGCCCGCTACGCTCTTACGTTGTTAACCCTAACGGAAGAAAACCATTCTTCGCCCAAGAAAAGGGCCATTTCACAGGCCATCCAACAGGCGAAACACGCGTGGATTGTCACAACGGATGGCGACTGCCGCGTAGGTCCGCAGTGGCTACAGATCCTGGCTTCGTACCAGCAAACGACCCAGGCCCAATTGATTTCGGGACCAGTCACGTTTCACGACGAAGGTTCGCTCAGGAGTCGAATCCAGATTGTTGAGTTTGCCAGTTTGGTCGGTTCAGCGGCGGTTGCCATGTTCTGGAAGAAACCCAATATGTGTAACGGAGCCAATTTATCGTACGCCCGCTCGGCCTTTCTGGAGGTCGATGGATTCCAGGGAAACGAAAATTTGGCCTCGGGTGATGATGAGTTTCTGATGCATAAAATGGCCGCCCGTTTTCCCGGCGAAGTCCATTTCCTGAAAAATTCGCTGGCACTGGTTCACACCGGAGCCCACCAGAGTTTCCGTTCGTTTTACCACCAGCGTCGCCGCTGGGCCAGTAAGTGGAAACATTATACCGACTGGAAAGTATCCGCCCTGGCGATTTTCGTTTTTATGGCCAATGCCAGTACCATCGTTGGCCTAGGAGCTTACCTCGCGGGCAGTATCTCGGGCTTTGTATTGGCTAGTATCCTAGGTTTGAAGTTCTCCCTAGAATTTTTGTTTCTGGCGGGCGTACTCCACTTTCTCAGACAGTCAAAAAGTATTGCGTATATTCCGTTGGTGCAATTGATTTACCCGTTTTACGTTTGCTTTTTTGGATTGCTGGCTCAGGGCAAAGGGTACGAGTGGAAAGGACGGAAGTTACAGTAATCAGGGTCTGGTAATTTTTACGAAATCGCCGTCCATTTTTTTGCCAGCTAATTCGTATCCGGCCGTTGTTCTGGCCCTCGTTTTCCAAAGGCCACAGTCATTGCAGGTGACTTTACCAAATAAAACTTTGATCGTGGTCGTATCTACCGGCGTAATCACGCGTACCTGACTTTCACTTATATCTGAAATGAAGGCGATTCCGTTATCGCCAAAACGTACAGAATCTAGCCTAGGCGTTTGCGTTTTACCTAACACATAGCTTTGGGCGATTTCTTTCGGCGTATAGTTCTGTAGTTGAATTTGTAAATAAGGTACGCAAAGCTCTTTCGTGCAACAGGCGGTTAGTACTACTGAGCACAGAGCCAGAAGGTACCACTGACTAAATCTTTTCATAGCAGTAGAGGTTGTTTTACGATATTTGACACCAAATCTGATTAACCCGTTGCACTGTGGCTTTCTTCTTCCATAAAGTTACTCCGATCCTGCGATCCATTTACCCGGAAATGACCTGGCGGATCCCGTCATCGGAGCCTACAATTTATCTCACCTTTGATGATGGACCAATTCCTGAAGCGACAGAATTTGTCCTGCAAGAGCTGGCCAACTTTGAGGCAAAGGCTACGTTTTTCTGTATTGGCGATAATATACGTAAACATCCTTCCATTTTTCAGCAACTACTGGCACAGGGCCACTCCGTAGGCAATCATACGTTCAACCATCTCAAAGGCTGGAATACAGACGATGAAACGTATTTTGCTAACGTAGCTCAATGTCAGGATTTACTACCGCCTACGCGACTGTTTCGTCCCCCCTATGGTCGCATTCGGAAACGGCAGGCAGCCTATCTGAAAGAGCATCATCAACTCATCATGTGGGACGTTCTGACGGGCGATTACTCGCCTTCACTGAAACCCGAGCAGGTCTTACGGGGTACGACTAAAGCCTGCGAATCGGGTAGTCTGGTCGTTTTTCACGACAGTATTAAAGCCTGGAAGAATATGAGCTATGCTCTCCCCCGTACGCTGGACTACCTGGCGGAACGAAATTTCAAGTTTGCGGCTTTACCCATGGGCAACGCCGAAGGCGGTAGTCGCTAAAAATGAACCGTTTTGTACTTAATCGGGACGAATCGTAGATTTCTTCCGTTAGAGTAAAATGGTTTTTGCATTTTCCCATTTGAACTACATACCTCCGACAGATCAAAGCCGGAGTGTACGGATGAGCCCTGAAAACAATGAATAAATGGTACCTGGCAATTTTGTTGCTTTCGTTGGCTTGCGTAACGCAGGCTCAACATGTCATTAAAGGTCGAATTACCGACGCCACAACGGGCGATCCGATTCCCTTCGCAGCAGTAGGATTAAAAGGCGGTTCAGCCGGTGGCAATACTGATTTTGACGGAAACTACAGCTTTGCGGCCCGACAACTCAGCGATTCCATTTTTGTCAGCTACATTGGTTACCAACGGGCGACCAAAGCCGTACAACCCGGTCTAGCCGAACAAACCATTGATTTTCAACTCATGG
Coding sequences within it:
- a CDS encoding glycosyltransferase family 2 protein, producing MSILWIGLLLFGPVLWFVFNAFLLNGWWKMPVYVPLHANQQLTISVLIPVRNEAENIIALLEDLDRQSYPADRYEVIVADDHSTDRTAELVRAFQSKARYALTLLTLTEENHSSPKKRAISQAIQQAKHAWIVTTDGDCRVGPQWLQILASYQQTTQAQLISGPVTFHDEGSLRSRIQIVEFASLVGSAAVAMFWKKPNMCNGANLSYARSAFLEVDGFQGNENLASGDDEFLMHKMAARFPGEVHFLKNSLALVHTGAHQSFRSFYHQRRRWASKWKHYTDWKVSALAIFVFMANASTIVGLGAYLAGSISGFVLASILGLKFSLEFLFLAGVLHFLRQSKSIAYIPLVQLIYPFYVCFFGLLAQGKGYEWKGRKLQ
- a CDS encoding polysaccharide deacetylase family protein gives rise to the protein MAFFFHKVTPILRSIYPEMTWRIPSSEPTIYLTFDDGPIPEATEFVLQELANFEAKATFFCIGDNIRKHPSIFQQLLAQGHSVGNHTFNHLKGWNTDDETYFANVAQCQDLLPPTRLFRPPYGRIRKRQAAYLKEHHQLIMWDVLTGDYSPSLKPEQVLRGTTKACESGSLVVFHDSIKAWKNMSYALPRTLDYLAERNFKFAALPMGNAEGGSR